Within bacterium, the genomic segment CCGGCACCACGACCGCTATCCGCTCGGCTCTAGAATGGAAACGCCTCGGAAGAGATCTTTCTGGGAAGTAGGTGCCGATCGGCCCGCGGAATCTAGCCCCTACGTGGCGAGAATGCGGTCCGGGCCCGCGTGACCGGCGGGATTCCCGGAAGGGGAAATCCGCTACCGTGCCGTGGGTGGCTCGGATGGAACAGAAGGTGATTCCGCAGCACGTTGCCCTAGCCCGCAAGGCCCTGGACGAGCGGCCGCTGCTGCGAGTCGGACTGTTCGCCCTGTTGCTGGTCGGCATGACCGTGGCCGCCTACGCCCCCGCGCTGGAAGCGGGCTTCGTCTGGGACGACGACGACTACGTGACCGCCAACCCGCTGCTTCCGGCAGCCGACGGGCTGTGGCGGATCTGGTTCACCATGGACGCACCCTCCCAGTACGTCCCGGTGGTCTACAGCGCGCTTCGCCTCCAGTACACCTTCTTTGGCCTCGAGCCCTTCGGCTACCACCTGGTGAACGTCCTCCTGCAGGCCGTCAACGCGCTGCTCGTCTGGGGCCTGCTCGCACGCCTCAAGCTTCCTGGTGCGTGGTTCGCGGCTGCCATTTTCGCCGTACATCCCGTCCACGTGGAGTCCGTGGCCTGGGTAACGGAGCTCAAGAACCTGCTCTCGTTGCTCTTCTCGCTGATGACGCTCTGGGTGTGGGTCCGTTTCCTGGAGTCGGGAGAGCCGACCCGATCGAAGCTCTATGGCCTTTCACTGCTCCTCTACATTCCGGCCCTGCTCAGCAAGGCGACTGCCTGCACCCTGCCCGCAGCCCTCCTACTGCTCGTCTGGCTTCGCGACGAGCCGATCGATCGCCGCCGCATCGGCCAGATTGCGGGCTTCGTCCTGCTCGGAATC encodes:
- a CDS encoding glycosyltransferase family 39 protein, giving the protein MEQKVIPQHVALARKALDERPLLRVGLFALLLVGMTVAAYAPALEAGFVWDDDDYVTANPLLPAADGLWRIWFTMDAPSQYVPVVYSALRLQYTFFGLEPFGYHLVNVLLQAVNALLVWGLLARLKLPGAWFAAAIFAVHPVHVESVAWVTELKNLLSLLFSLMTLWVWVRFLESGEPTRSKLYGLSLLLYIPALLSKATACTLPAALLLLVWLRDEPIDRRRIGQIAGFVLLGIAMGLTTMYWETVHVGTEGERFSLSPLEALLVASRGCWFYLGKLAWPTSLAFSYPKFEIDPSDTAGWSPGSPCSTHSGMPAIRLAAGRWPRCSSSSPPSPRSWDSFLSSRSGTPTSRITTSMWPASDRLRSSLRWPSRGPGASWVRTSRQAWRCSCSGAWASSPSNKAASTRTGRRSGGTPSPRTPPRGWLMRISDASCWPRIASRSPSSPIAEPWTFDRTPIALISGWQRPS